The genomic interval ACCCAGCTTATTTCAACGACATGTGTTGACTTGGACTCCATTCAACTTGTAACATCACATTGCCTTTTCATGAATTCTGGAAGCTGCTGTTGTTTTCAATTCAGTTGTTTAACATTACATCCCAATTCATACTAACTTCATCTTTTTCTCACCGCAACTTCACCCTCCATCATGTCCTCCCGCTTCGTCTCAGCCGGCTCAATAGACGCCACCACGGGCGAAGCCACCACCGAACACGCCGGCCCATCCGActcccaacagcagcagccaccacccgTGAGCCAAAAGTCAAAGGAATGGGCAGAAGTCACCCAGCAGCTGGAATCCGACCGCCAGAGACGGATTCTCCAGGCGAAGCAAGcgcaggagggaggggagaagagTCTGTACGAGGTTCTCCAAGCGAACAAAGCGGCCAAGCaggccgagtttgaggagaagagcaaGTTGAAGAATCAGTTTAGGGCTTTGGATGAGGACGAGATTGATTTTctggatgaggttgagcgccggaggaaggaggaggaggagaggaggaggagagaggaggaggaggggctgaGGGCGTTTAGGGAGATCAAATCTTctagggagaagggggagagtgaggaggaggaggtggaggtggaggggtgggattttgggggggagggggggaggaggaggaagcggagggcggaggggaggaggttgttggtcaagaaggtgaagagggaggagaagatggatgatgctgaAGGGTCGCCGGCAGGGAAGCCgagtggtggtttggtgggtggtggctcTGGTGGCGATAAGAAGGCGAcagaagtggtggtggacaaggcTGCAGCAACTGCTTCA from Podospora pseudoanserina strain CBS 124.78 chromosome 6, whole genome shotgun sequence carries:
- a CDS encoding hypothetical protein (COG:S; EggNog:ENOG503P649) → MSSRFVSAGSIDATTGEATTEHAGPSDSQQQQPPPVSQKSKEWAEVTQQLESDRQRRILQAKQAQEGGEKSLYEVLQANKAAKQAEFEEKSKLKNQFRALDEDEIDFLDEVERRRKEEEERRRREEEEGLRAFREIKSSREKGESEEEEVEVEGWDFGGEGGRRRKRRAEGRRLLVKKVKREEKMDDAEGSPAGKPSGGLVGGGSGGDKKATEVVVDKAAATASVPKPAEAPAVSAKKAAGGLVDYGSDSDELSSAYAYIGGWE